In Fodinibius saliphilus, a genomic segment contains:
- a CDS encoding serine hydrolase domain-containing protein: MTDNKVSREQRDSIASVLKYYPNNTQLAIGIIDDSITTFYGAIRKQDTLKTIENRDKVFEIGSLTKVFTSALMVQLSHEGKIKISDSIQRYLNFTLNIEEDIAFKQLANHTSGLPHLPSGFIWESIWHMDNPYKDYDEAMLREYMSTEMEVETTPGVEHQYSNLGAGILGYVLSKVDQKPYEAMLQQYIASPLEMTSTTTARNKIKEQLVLGLSKRGSVTSNWDIAALNGAGAILSTVKDLSNFGIANFNAQDSFYHQMHQKTFTVNDKLDIGLGWFILKRDSGDRWHWHNGGTGGYRSSMTLNIEKKKGVIVLSNISAGHKESSKIDKLARILLESLQE; the protein is encoded by the coding sequence GTGACTGATAATAAGGTTAGTCGGGAACAGAGAGATTCCATTGCATCTGTTTTAAAATATTATCCCAATAATACCCAGTTGGCTATTGGAATCATTGATGACAGTATAACAACATTCTATGGGGCAATAAGGAAGCAAGATACTCTAAAGACTATAGAAAATAGAGACAAGGTTTTCGAGATTGGGTCTTTAACCAAGGTGTTTACTTCTGCTTTAATGGTTCAGCTGTCTCATGAGGGGAAGATTAAAATCAGTGACTCTATTCAGCGCTATTTAAATTTCACTCTAAATATTGAAGAGGATATAGCTTTTAAACAGTTAGCGAACCATACTTCGGGGCTACCGCATCTACCGTCAGGATTTATATGGGAATCAATTTGGCATATGGACAACCCCTACAAAGATTATGATGAGGCAATGCTCAGAGAATATATGAGTACTGAGATGGAAGTTGAAACTACCCCGGGAGTTGAACATCAATATTCAAATTTAGGAGCAGGAATACTTGGCTATGTACTATCTAAAGTAGATCAAAAGCCATATGAAGCAATGTTACAGCAGTATATTGCCTCTCCGCTGGAAATGACGAGTACAACAACGGCACGTAATAAGATTAAAGAACAACTGGTGCTAGGTTTATCTAAGAGGGGGAGTGTTACCTCAAATTGGGATATAGCCGCTTTAAATGGAGCAGGGGCTATCCTTTCTACGGTTAAAGATTTATCAAATTTTGGGATTGCTAATTTTAATGCCCAGGATTCTTTCTATCATCAGATGCATCAGAAAACGTTTACGGTAAATGATAAATTGGATATTGGTCTTGGTTGGTTTATTCTTAAAAGAGATTCCGGAGATCGGTGGCACTGGCACAATGGAGGTACAGGTGGGTATCGGTCTTCAATGACACTGAATATTGAAAAGAAGAAAGGAGTGATTGTATTATCAAACATATCTGCCGGGCATAAAGAAAGCAGCAAAATTGACAAGCTGGCTAGGATATTACTTGAAAGCCTGCAGGAATAA
- a CDS encoding TrmH family RNA methyltransferase yields the protein MDKSLKLQLLNYLKEFITANRWEKINEVLNSRTRYLTVVLEDIYQPHNASAVLRSCDGFGVQDVHIIENKNDFDPNKGVTIGADKWISHYQYNKEGVNNTERCFRSLKDHGYQIIATTPHHDDVTIDEVSLDKPTALLFGAELTGLSDYAMNEADGYAKIPMHGFSESFNISVGAALCLYDLSSRLRKGKQDWALTDEEKLDLQLDWVRKSVRAPKKLEERFMQEKGK from the coding sequence ATGGATAAGTCACTTAAATTACAATTGCTTAACTACCTTAAAGAGTTCATTACTGCCAATCGGTGGGAAAAGATAAATGAGGTACTAAATTCACGAACTCGTTACCTTACTGTAGTTTTGGAAGATATATACCAGCCTCATAATGCCAGTGCTGTATTACGAAGCTGCGACGGCTTTGGCGTTCAAGATGTTCATATTATAGAGAATAAAAATGATTTTGATCCTAATAAGGGAGTCACTATAGGTGCTGACAAGTGGATCTCTCACTACCAATATAATAAAGAGGGGGTAAATAATACCGAGCGATGCTTTCGTTCTTTAAAAGATCACGGATATCAAATTATTGCTACAACGCCCCATCATGATGATGTTACTATTGATGAAGTATCGCTTGATAAACCTACCGCACTTCTCTTTGGTGCAGAACTTACCGGGCTTTCAGATTATGCCATGAATGAAGCTGATGGTTATGCAAAAATACCGATGCATGGTTTTAGCGAGAGTTTCAATATTTCAGTTGGCGCTGCACTTTGTTTATATGATCTTAGTAGTCGGCTTCGAAAAGGTAAACAAGATTGGGCATTAACGGATGAAGAGAAGTTAGACCTTCAACTAGATTGGGTACGGAAGTCTGTACGAGCACCTAAAAAGCTTGAAGAGCGCTTTATGCAGGAAAAAGGGAAATAG
- a CDS encoding amino acid permease: protein MAKTTLKKQLRLFDIFAISTGAMFSSGFFLLPGLAAAQTGPSVYLAYLASGLLILPAMLSVAELSTAMPKAGGAYYFLDRSLGPLVGTVGGLGSWIALMFKSSFALIGMGAYLSLYLDISFTLLALVLTVIFGILNVFGAKETTMLQRVLVTILVVIMGIFVIQGLTAVPAFKLSGGIDSYGDFFRNDLHGFVATIGLVFVSYAGLTKVASVAEEVQNPDRNIPLGMGLSLITAILIYVLGVYIMLSVLEPGEFYKSLTPVVDAGEQFLSWLPGSWGVIAMVVAAVAAFASTGNAGIMSASRYPFAMARDKLVSPAFGRVGKTGTPTVAIMVTVVCMIVILLTFDVQAVAKLASAFQLLLFGLLCFAVIVMRESKIAAYSPGFKSPFYPWVQIAGMLISVWLIAEMGLLAVSFTGVISVFCVAWYYYYVDKNVQRQGAIFHVHERLGRKRYEALEHELLSIVNEKNAPKRLSYEEIVARSVIIDIEDEDKELDELTKDAAEIFAERVILDNETISGELTKRSEYQLSSLGNGVVSCYVSLPEVSTAEMVVYRLPAGYELLLNGKNTGVHAIIFLITPQNEPGLDLRVIGHVAEIIQVDTFNTRWKEASTEKELREVLMSDEHFSHVFVDHNPYFRDKIGQNIRSLSLPGECLVAIIYRHGELVIPHGHTKLEPGDELSVIGEPEDIKQLMSG from the coding sequence ATGGCTAAGACGACATTAAAGAAACAATTACGTCTATTCGATATTTTTGCAATCAGTACGGGTGCAATGTTCAGTTCCGGTTTTTTTCTTTTACCCGGCTTAGCTGCAGCACAAACAGGTCCATCCGTTTACCTGGCCTATCTTGCATCAGGGTTACTTATTCTGCCGGCGATGTTAAGTGTAGCTGAACTTTCCACTGCTATGCCCAAAGCAGGAGGAGCTTATTATTTCCTGGATCGGAGTTTGGGACCATTGGTTGGTACTGTTGGGGGACTGGGATCCTGGATCGCATTGATGTTTAAAAGCTCGTTCGCACTTATCGGAATGGGGGCATACCTTTCCTTGTATTTGGATATCTCATTTACCCTGTTGGCATTAGTACTTACAGTGATTTTTGGGATACTGAATGTATTTGGTGCCAAAGAAACTACGATGCTCCAGCGGGTTTTGGTAACGATTCTGGTTGTAATAATGGGTATTTTTGTTATTCAGGGGCTTACCGCGGTACCAGCTTTTAAACTTAGTGGGGGGATTGATAGTTATGGTGATTTTTTTAGAAATGATTTGCATGGTTTTGTAGCAACTATCGGTCTTGTATTTGTTTCGTATGCGGGGTTAACCAAAGTGGCGAGTGTGGCTGAAGAGGTCCAAAATCCTGATCGCAACATCCCGTTAGGCATGGGACTGTCGTTAATTACGGCTATACTGATTTATGTACTGGGAGTATATATAATGTTGAGTGTGCTTGAGCCAGGTGAGTTTTATAAAAGCCTTACCCCTGTTGTTGATGCAGGAGAGCAATTTCTATCGTGGTTGCCCGGCTCATGGGGGGTGATTGCTATGGTGGTAGCAGCTGTGGCAGCATTTGCTTCAACAGGTAATGCAGGAATTATGTCGGCATCACGGTATCCATTTGCAATGGCTCGGGATAAGTTGGTGAGCCCGGCTTTTGGCCGTGTGGGAAAAACGGGAACCCCCACCGTGGCTATTATGGTAACTGTTGTTTGTATGATAGTGATACTTCTAACTTTTGATGTGCAAGCTGTAGCAAAACTTGCCAGTGCATTTCAGTTATTACTATTTGGTTTGCTCTGCTTTGCAGTTATAGTAATGAGAGAAAGTAAGATAGCGGCCTATTCTCCGGGCTTTAAGTCTCCTTTCTATCCCTGGGTACAAATTGCGGGGATGTTAATATCGGTGTGGCTAATCGCTGAAATGGGACTTCTGGCCGTAAGCTTTACGGGAGTAATTAGTGTGTTTTGTGTGGCATGGTACTACTATTATGTGGATAAAAACGTGCAAAGACAGGGAGCTATATTTCATGTCCATGAGCGCTTAGGGCGTAAACGCTATGAGGCCTTGGAACATGAATTGTTATCTATAGTGAATGAAAAAAATGCACCCAAGCGGTTATCGTATGAAGAAATTGTGGCCCGAAGTGTAATAATTGATATTGAAGATGAAGATAAGGAGTTGGATGAGCTGACTAAGGATGCCGCCGAAATTTTTGCTGAAAGAGTTATACTGGATAATGAAACAATATCCGGAGAGTTAACTAAGAGGAGTGAATATCAGCTTTCATCCTTGGGAAATGGGGTTGTTTCTTGTTATGTGAGTTTGCCAGAGGTATCTACAGCAGAGATGGTTGTTTATCGGTTACCAGCAGGATATGAACTATTACTAAATGGTAAGAATACCGGTGTTCATGCTATTATATTTTTGATTACACCCCAGAATGAACCAGGGCTTGATTTACGTGTAATTGGTCATGTGGCTGAAATTATCCAGGTTGATACGTTTAACACCCGATGGAAAGAGGCTTCCACTGAAAAAGAGTTGCGTGAAGTATTAATGAGTGATGAGCATTTTTCTCATGTTTTTGTTGATCATAATCCTTATTTCCGTGATAAAATCGGTCAAAATATTCGGAGCCTTTCATTGCCGGGAGAATGTTTGGTAGCTATCATATACAGACATGGTGAACTTGTAATTCCTCACGGACATACCAAGTTAGAGCCAGGTGATGAGCTTTCTGTAATTGGAGAGCCGGAGGATATTAAGCAGCTTATGAGTGGCTGA
- a CDS encoding SMP-30/gluconolactonase/LRE family protein, with protein MRLLVKESIALLGFLLVICSISMGQQLIEEGAELKKITSDYEFAEGPLWHSSGYLLFSDIPANTVYKWTAEEGATEYLNPSGHANGLTFDGQGQLLLAQHDGAIAKENNDGEITIIIDNYKGKRLNSPNDLVVKSDGSVYFTDPSFGVSDEEKELDFQGVYRYSKGSGLQLLVKDFALPNGIVFSPTEDKLYVNDSKHNHIRVFPVKSDGTLGSGEVFAKMDAEGVGAADGMKIDKEGNLYSTGPGGLWIFSADGELLKQFETPRITNLAWGGPNNGMLFMTAPNAVYKLKMNTNGIP; from the coding sequence ATGAGACTTTTGGTAAAAGAATCTATTGCACTTCTGGGTTTTTTATTGGTGATTTGTTCAATATCTATGGGACAGCAATTAATTGAAGAGGGAGCTGAACTGAAAAAAATAACCAGTGATTATGAGTTTGCGGAAGGTCCGCTTTGGCACTCTTCAGGATATCTTTTATTTAGTGATATTCCAGCAAATACTGTGTATAAATGGACTGCTGAGGAGGGCGCTACTGAGTATCTGAACCCCAGTGGGCACGCAAATGGTCTTACTTTTGATGGACAGGGACAACTCCTTTTAGCACAGCATGATGGAGCCATTGCTAAAGAGAATAATGACGGAGAGATAACGATAATTATTGATAATTATAAAGGAAAACGATTAAATAGCCCCAATGATCTGGTCGTAAAATCTGACGGTTCTGTCTATTTTACGGATCCTTCATTTGGAGTGTCTGATGAAGAAAAAGAGCTGGATTTCCAAGGGGTGTACCGCTATTCAAAGGGCAGTGGGTTACAGTTGTTAGTAAAGGACTTTGCCTTACCTAATGGCATCGTATTTTCTCCCACTGAAGATAAGCTATACGTCAATGATAGCAAGCATAATCACATTCGAGTATTTCCGGTTAAAAGTGATGGTACCCTTGGCAGTGGAGAAGTATTCGCTAAAATGGACGCAGAAGGCGTCGGTGCCGCTGATGGCATGAAAATTGATAAAGAGGGGAATCTATATTCTACCGGCCCGGGCGGTTTATGGATTTTCTCAGCTGATGGAGAGCTGCTTAAACAATTTGAAACACCAAGAATTACAAATCTGGCATGGGGTGGACCAAACAACGGGATGCTATTTATGACAGCACCGAATGCCGTTTATAAGCTTAAAATGAACACAAATGGCATACCATAA
- a CDS encoding M23 family metallopeptidase, with product MALNNYYYYDEQNCEFVPVEYNGLERIIYTACVWILCGVVLAGVGISILSFSVGTPAEIALKAENQELINQLQKTKSTIKNLDQEVDQLAQADNEMYRSVLGMDKISYDERQAGAGGADVYSEFDVYSQETADILKWTAENLETLERSINIQKLSFNEIKKHYNKNKQKLKHIPAIKPTKGIVLSGFGMRMHPILGYRTPHEGLDFRASVGTEIVATGDGTVKYAGLKGTFGRLIIIDHEFGYETYYAHLSSYAKGIKPGAKVKRGDLIGFSGQTGRVEGPHLHYEVHKNDKSIDPLSYIFADTTPEEYMMYKDIVENNHKSMD from the coding sequence ATGGCTCTCAATAATTATTACTACTACGACGAACAAAATTGCGAATTTGTTCCCGTCGAGTACAATGGCTTAGAACGTATTATATACACAGCATGTGTTTGGATACTTTGTGGAGTGGTACTTGCAGGTGTAGGAATCTCTATTCTATCTTTTTCTGTAGGCACACCGGCAGAAATTGCCCTTAAAGCTGAAAACCAAGAATTGATTAATCAGCTCCAAAAAACCAAAAGTACCATTAAAAACCTTGACCAAGAGGTTGACCAACTTGCACAGGCCGATAATGAAATGTACCGTTCGGTTTTGGGAATGGACAAAATTTCATACGACGAACGACAAGCAGGTGCCGGTGGTGCTGATGTTTATTCGGAATTCGATGTATATAGCCAAGAAACAGCTGATATCCTTAAATGGACTGCTGAGAACCTGGAAACCCTTGAACGCAGTATCAATATTCAAAAGCTAAGCTTTAATGAGATTAAAAAGCATTACAATAAAAACAAACAAAAACTCAAGCATATACCCGCTATTAAACCAACAAAAGGGATAGTTTTAAGTGGTTTTGGGATGCGCATGCACCCTATCTTGGGATATCGTACTCCACATGAGGGACTTGATTTCAGAGCCAGTGTAGGCACCGAAATTGTTGCTACCGGTGATGGAACCGTCAAATATGCTGGTCTTAAAGGGACTTTTGGTCGTCTTATTATCATTGACCATGAGTTTGGGTATGAAACATACTATGCCCACCTCTCCTCATATGCCAAAGGCATTAAACCCGGAGCCAAAGTAAAGCGCGGCGACCTTATCGGGTTCTCGGGCCAAACGGGACGTGTTGAAGGCCCACACCTACATTATGAAGTTCATAAAAATGATAAATCAATTGATCCGCTTAGTTATATCTTTGCAGATACTACGCCGGAAGAATACATGATGTACAAAGATATTGTAGAAAATAACCACAAATCAATGGACTAG
- the hprK gene encoding HPr(Ser) kinase/phosphatase codes for MPFGDNETIPKTEKISVSYLIERLSERVQLTLNTFVAESDNNQRFVTEAELHRPGLALAGYVKLFTHQRIQVIGNTENRYIHNLSKEKQIEAFKNLTQFEIPVLFLTHNNTLPDYLLDIAKEANIPIYGTPIETTRFMHIVRDFLEDQFALQTMVHGSMVDVYGIGILIAGKSGIGKSEVALDLVERGHRLVADDVVILTKKNNVLMTSATEMNKHFMEIRGLGIIDIMSMFGVRAIRYQKRLEVVLELSLWDESKDIERTGLNRDTVSIMGIEIPMINLPITPGKNITVIAEVIAMNYLLRHYGYDAAEAFQDKVKTHIAEKEHPGAMPKRAIEYFEGDIE; via the coding sequence ATGCCTTTCGGTGATAATGAAACTATTCCAAAAACAGAAAAGATAAGCGTTTCATACCTTATTGAACGGCTTAGTGAACGTGTTCAGCTAACATTGAACACCTTTGTTGCCGAAAGCGATAATAACCAACGTTTTGTGACCGAGGCGGAACTTCACCGCCCCGGTCTGGCGTTGGCCGGTTATGTTAAACTATTTACTCATCAACGCATACAGGTTATCGGCAATACGGAAAACCGTTATATCCATAACCTTTCAAAAGAGAAACAGATTGAAGCATTCAAGAATCTGACCCAATTCGAAATTCCCGTATTATTCCTTACCCACAATAACACCCTCCCCGATTACCTACTCGATATTGCCAAAGAAGCAAATATTCCCATCTATGGCACTCCGATAGAAACCACCCGCTTCATGCACATTGTTCGGGATTTTCTGGAAGACCAGTTTGCCCTTCAAACAATGGTGCATGGCTCAATGGTTGATGTATATGGTATCGGTATTCTTATTGCCGGAAAATCAGGTATTGGCAAAAGTGAAGTTGCCCTTGATTTAGTTGAACGGGGACACCGGCTGGTAGCAGATGATGTGGTCATTCTCACTAAAAAGAATAATGTTCTCATGACCTCAGCTACAGAAATGAATAAACATTTTATGGAGATTCGAGGGCTGGGAATCATAGATATTATGTCAATGTTTGGAGTACGAGCAATTCGCTACCAGAAGAGATTGGAAGTAGTACTGGAACTATCGCTATGGGATGAATCAAAAGATATTGAACGAACCGGTTTAAACAGAGATACTGTTTCTATTATGGGCATTGAAATACCAATGATAAATCTGCCTATAACACCGGGTAAAAACATTACGGTTATTGCCGAAGTTATTGCTATGAACTACCTATTACGACATTATGGATATGATGCAGCCGAAGCGTTCCAAGATAAAGTCAAAACCCATATCGCAGAAAAAGAACACCCAGGTGCTATGCCCAAACGGGCCATAGAATATTTTGAGGGAGATATCGAATAG
- the bioB gene encoding biotin synthase BioB encodes MAEVRTDWSKDEISEIYHTPLMELVYRAATVHREHQETGEVQVCTLLSIKTGGCPEDCAYCPQSAHHDTDVEAEKMLDRDEIISAAKRAKEAGSTRFCMGAAWRCGRETKDFDKVLEMVSDITDMNMEVCCTLGMLSDEQAAKLKEAGLYAYNHNLDSSEDFYNRIISTRKYQDRLDTIETVRENDISVCSGGIIGMGETDEDRIELIHNLSTMPEHPESVPVNALIAVEGTPLEDQPKVPWYDMARMIATARITMPNSMVRLSAGRVDMSMEEQAFCFMAGANSIFTGEKLLTTDNNELEEDKKMFDILGLQPREAFKEAKEKHVPEKVEAAE; translated from the coding sequence ATGGCAGAAGTACGAACCGACTGGAGCAAAGATGAGATTTCTGAGATTTACCACACCCCATTAATGGAGCTGGTCTATCGCGCCGCGACAGTACACCGAGAACATCAAGAAACCGGAGAAGTACAAGTATGTACACTACTCTCTATCAAAACGGGCGGTTGCCCCGAAGACTGTGCCTATTGCCCCCAATCGGCACACCATGACACCGATGTAGAAGCAGAAAAAATGCTGGACAGAGATGAGATTATATCTGCCGCTAAACGAGCAAAAGAAGCCGGTAGTACTCGATTCTGTATGGGAGCTGCTTGGCGATGTGGTCGCGAAACAAAAGATTTTGATAAAGTGCTCGAAATGGTGAGTGACATTACCGACATGAATATGGAAGTTTGCTGTACCTTGGGTATGCTATCTGATGAGCAGGCAGCCAAGCTCAAAGAAGCTGGTCTTTATGCTTATAACCACAACTTGGATAGCAGCGAAGATTTTTACAATCGTATTATTTCCACTCGTAAATACCAAGACCGCCTTGATACCATTGAAACCGTTCGGGAAAATGATATCAGTGTCTGCTCCGGCGGTATTATTGGAATGGGTGAAACAGACGAAGATCGAATAGAACTTATCCATAACCTTTCTACTATGCCCGAACATCCGGAATCTGTACCAGTAAATGCTCTTATTGCTGTTGAAGGTACCCCGCTGGAAGATCAGCCAAAAGTTCCCTGGTACGATATGGCCCGTATGATTGCTACCGCACGTATCACCATGCCCAATTCTATGGTACGTCTCTCGGCCGGGCGTGTAGACATGAGCATGGAAGAACAAGCCTTCTGCTTTATGGCCGGTGCGAACTCAATCTTTACCGGGGAAAAGCTACTCACTACTGATAATAATGAGCTTGAGGAAGACAAAAAGATGTTTGATATCCTTGGCTTGCAACCACGTGAAGCATTTAAAGAGGCCAAAGAAAAGCATGTGCCTGAGAAAGTAGAAGCTGCTGAATAA
- a CDS encoding DUF6920 family protein, whose amino-acid sequence MGFLKAYDLAVIDQLSIPISRTAGVVWFGAFLLFLASAITYLFGIDWWWMIVAVGIVVSQTLIITYWGDAKYGTIANVIILAGCILGYGHWSFNAMVDREVKQFWDSIPAKQTKVHDKVIYDLPPIVSRWIDQTNIADQQFVQAIQLKQKGKMKTTPDGGWMSVQAEQFIKTANPSFLWVAEAEMAPYIHLAGRDKYKDGKGHMLIKLLSLFPVVNAEGAEMNQGTLVRYLAEMVWYPSAVTEEYLRWEQLDSSSARATIKYGGITTSGIFEFNKDGLPVRFKAERYYTRQERATLERWVINIDPSSYQLLDGIMIPTQASVTWQLDEGAFKWYILEITEATYYLSNH is encoded by the coding sequence ATGGGGTTTTTAAAAGCATATGACTTGGCAGTTATTGATCAACTTTCAATACCTATTTCAAGAACGGCAGGGGTAGTTTGGTTTGGAGCTTTTTTATTATTTCTAGCTTCAGCAATTACATACTTGTTTGGGATAGATTGGTGGTGGATGATTGTTGCAGTAGGAATTGTTGTTTCTCAAACACTCATTATTACATACTGGGGAGATGCTAAGTATGGTACTATAGCAAATGTTATCATACTGGCAGGATGCATATTGGGCTATGGACACTGGAGCTTTAATGCAATGGTGGATAGGGAAGTCAAACAGTTCTGGGATAGCATACCTGCCAAGCAGACGAAAGTGCATGATAAAGTGATATATGATTTACCCCCTATTGTATCCAGATGGATAGATCAAACGAATATCGCTGATCAGCAATTTGTTCAAGCCATACAACTCAAACAAAAAGGAAAGATGAAGACCACGCCAGATGGTGGTTGGATGTCCGTTCAGGCTGAACAGTTTATTAAAACAGCTAATCCATCATTTTTATGGGTGGCGGAGGCTGAAATGGCTCCTTATATCCATTTAGCGGGACGTGATAAATACAAAGATGGAAAAGGGCACATGCTTATAAAGTTGCTATCCCTGTTTCCTGTGGTTAATGCTGAAGGGGCCGAAATGAATCAGGGAACATTAGTGAGATATTTGGCTGAAATGGTTTGGTACCCCAGTGCTGTGACAGAAGAATATTTACGATGGGAACAGTTAGATAGTAGTAGCGCCCGGGCTACCATAAAATATGGGGGAATTACCACTTCAGGTATATTTGAGTTTAATAAAGATGGGCTTCCGGTTCGGTTTAAGGCCGAACGTTATTATACTCGTCAGGAAAGGGCTACATTAGAGAGATGGGTTATCAATATTGATCCTTCTTCTTATCAATTATTAGATGGTATAATGATTCCCACTCAAGCTAGTGTTACATGGCAGCTTGATGAGGGAGCGTTTAAATGGTATATCCTTGAGATAACAGAAGCTACGTATTATTTATCTAACCATTAG
- a CDS encoding response regulator transcription factor, protein MNVLVIEDDPSVRALVKAVLEKNNHTVDVAETATNGEKHASEDSYDIIILDLGLPDGDGFDLCKSMRDDEITTPVLILSAEQETDVKIKCLRVGADDYITKPFDTEELMARIEAISRRSTDSNGDRILECGELKVNMLERTFFVNNTKVDLTNNEYNLLVYLLKKKNKIVTQEEIAENVWDIHFDTQTNYINVYISYLRKKIRSNSENEYIDTVRKKGFIIRCES, encoded by the coding sequence ATGAATGTATTAGTTATCGAGGACGATCCTTCAGTTCGTGCACTGGTGAAAGCGGTACTGGAGAAAAATAATCACACCGTTGATGTAGCAGAAACTGCTACTAATGGTGAAAAGCATGCATCTGAAGATTCATATGACATTATTATCTTAGATCTGGGATTACCCGATGGGGATGGTTTCGATCTTTGTAAAAGTATGCGGGATGATGAAATTACTACCCCCGTACTAATTTTATCCGCTGAACAAGAGACAGATGTGAAAATTAAATGTCTTCGTGTAGGAGCTGATGACTACATTACCAAACCCTTCGATACCGAAGAGTTAATGGCTCGCATTGAAGCTATTAGTCGTCGTAGTACAGATTCTAATGGTGATCGTATATTAGAATGTGGCGAACTTAAAGTAAATATGTTGGAGCGTACCTTTTTTGTTAACAACACTAAGGTTGATCTTACAAATAATGAGTACAACCTGTTGGTATACCTGCTTAAAAAGAAAAATAAAATTGTTACGCAGGAAGAGATTGCAGAAAATGTTTGGGATATCCATTTCGATACGCAAACCAATTACATAAATGTATATATCAGTTATCTACGAAAGAAAATTCGTAGCAATTCAGAGAATGAGTATATCGATACTGTCCGTAAAAAGGGATTTATTATCCGTTGTGAGAGTTAA
- a CDS encoding alpha/beta hydrolase, whose protein sequence is MRELLMSGETTFEIEVPFKLLETGKSDEKPLIVYLHGFKQNIKIFEGLVEELLDIDAYHLFIQAPYPIYDRNREKSVKEWGRAWYLYDGSQEQFTSSLEATSEFLEETINKIRKQVSPTHVTVLGYSMGGYLAGYFGLSRWKYVKNLIIVGARIKTEIFEGQQHPFDHMNVLALHGANDRSVKSTPQRKCCNQLSKWGANVTFKELEDSHALSSLFLKEIKQWLFDIGYC, encoded by the coding sequence ATGCGAGAATTATTAATGTCTGGAGAAACCACTTTTGAGATAGAGGTACCCTTTAAACTGCTAGAAACTGGGAAGTCTGATGAGAAGCCGCTGATTGTATATCTTCACGGGTTTAAACAAAATATTAAGATTTTTGAGGGATTGGTTGAAGAGCTATTGGATATTGATGCTTATCACCTATTCATTCAGGCACCATATCCTATTTATGATCGCAACCGAGAGAAATCTGTAAAAGAGTGGGGGAGGGCTTGGTACTTGTACGATGGCAGCCAAGAGCAGTTTACCAGTTCTTTGGAAGCCACTTCGGAGTTTTTAGAAGAAACTATTAATAAGATTCGTAAACAGGTTTCACCGACGCATGTTACGGTATTGGGATATTCGATGGGAGGATATTTGGCAGGGTATTTTGGGCTGTCACGGTGGAAATATGTAAAAAATTTGATTATAGTAGGAGCTCGTATTAAGACGGAAATATTTGAAGGCCAACAGCATCCGTTTGATCATATGAATGTGTTGGCTCTGCATGGTGCAAACGACCGGAGTGTGAAAAGTACCCCTCAGAGAAAGTGCTGTAATCAGCTTTCCAAATGGGGAGCAAATGTAACATTTAAGGAGTTGGAAGATTCACATGCTTTAAGTAGTTTATTTCTCAAAGAAATAAAACAATGGCTGTTTGATATCGGTTATTGTTAG
- a CDS encoding CBS domain-containing protein, with amino-acid sequence MLVRDILKNKGREVYSVDPNQTVYEAIATMDELDIGALIVLEGESLEGILSERDYRSKVILKGRSSKSTKVHEIMSSNVHCVTPSDSVQRCMGIMTEKKIRHLPVIEQDKVIGVVSIGDLVKSIISKQKSEISNLRHYIQGQGSYPG; translated from the coding sequence ATGCTTGTCCGTGACATTTTAAAAAATAAGGGTAGAGAAGTCTATTCGGTAGATCCCAACCAAACCGTATATGAAGCCATTGCTACAATGGATGAACTTGATATAGGTGCTTTAATTGTTTTAGAGGGTGAATCATTAGAAGGCATTCTCAGTGAACGCGATTACCGGAGTAAAGTAATTCTTAAAGGAAGAAGTTCCAAGAGTACAAAAGTTCATGAGATTATGAGCTCTAATGTTCACTGTGTAACTCCCTCAGATTCCGTACAACGATGTATGGGAATTATGACCGAGAAGAAAATACGCCACCTGCCAGTAATAGAGCAAGATAAAGTAATTGGAGTTGTCTCAATTGGTGATCTGGTCAAGAGTATTATTTCCAAGCAGAAAAGTGAAATAAGCAACTTGAGGCACTACATCCAAGGCCAAGGCTCCTACCCAGGATAA